The following proteins are co-located in the Shouchella hunanensis genome:
- the dnaN gene encoding DNA polymerase III subunit beta: MHVLIDRNRMVHDVQHVSKAVSPRTTIPILTGIKIVATKNGLTLTGSDSDLSIEAFIPTVENEKELVEVQEEGSIVLQSKYFSEIVKKLPGDTIDITVHDQFAATIRSGSSVFTLNGLDPDEYPRLPQLKEDLIFSMPQDMLRNVIRQTVFAVSTQETRPVLTGVNIETEEGGLICTATDSHRLAMRRTKIDAENEDLHFQNVVIPGKSLQELSKIVEDTSDAVNIVVTENQILFKLGHVLFFSRLLEGKYPVTSSMIPNQSRTSFVLKTKPLLQTLERALLLSREAKNNVINMKTLGEGEIEISSTSQEVGKVTEQMEVERYEGEELRISFNGKNIIDALKVIDSEEIHLMFTGAMSPFVIRPIDSDRYLHLFSPVRTY; this comes from the coding sequence ATGCATGTCCTAATTGATCGCAACCGAATGGTTCATGATGTTCAACACGTATCGAAAGCTGTTTCTCCGAGAACAACGATTCCTATTCTTACTGGAATAAAAATTGTCGCAACAAAAAATGGTTTAACGTTAACAGGAAGTGATTCTGATTTATCGATTGAAGCATTTATTCCAACCGTTGAAAATGAGAAAGAACTTGTTGAAGTCCAGGAAGAAGGAAGTATTGTATTACAGTCAAAATACTTTTCTGAAATAGTGAAAAAATTACCTGGCGATACAATTGATATTACGGTTCATGATCAATTTGCTGCTACGATTCGTTCTGGATCTTCTGTCTTTACGTTAAATGGATTAGACCCTGATGAATATCCACGACTTCCGCAGTTGAAAGAGGATTTGATTTTTTCTATGCCTCAAGACATGCTTCGCAATGTTATTCGTCAGACTGTCTTTGCAGTGTCCACTCAGGAAACACGCCCAGTGTTGACAGGTGTAAACATTGAGACCGAAGAAGGTGGGTTAATCTGTACTGCAACAGATAGTCATCGCTTGGCAATGAGACGTACAAAAATCGATGCTGAAAATGAAGACCTGCATTTTCAAAATGTGGTTATTCCGGGAAAAAGCTTGCAAGAATTGAGCAAGATTGTAGAAGATACATCAGATGCCGTTAATATTGTTGTGACGGAGAACCAAATTTTATTCAAACTTGGGCACGTGTTATTTTTCTCAAGATTGCTAGAAGGAAAGTATCCAGTTACATCAAGTATGATTCCAAATCAATCAAGAACAAGCTTTGTGCTGAAAACGAAGCCGTTGCTTCAGACATTAGAACGAGCACTTCTTTTATCTAGAGAAGCAAAAAACAATGTCATAAACATGAAAACCTTGGGAGAAGGCGAAATTGAAATTTCATCTACTTCACAAGAGGTAGGGAAAGTGACCGAACAAATGGAAGTTGAACGGTACGAAGGTGAAGAATTAAGAATCTCTTTTAACGGTAAGAACATTATCGATGCTTTAAAAGTCATTGATAGTGAAGAGATTCATTTGATGTTCACAGGAGCGATGAGTCCGTTTGTTATCCGTCCAATTGATTCTGATCGGTACTTACACCTTTTTTCACCAGTACGGACTTATTAA